A stretch of the Chlorobiota bacterium genome encodes the following:
- the cas9 gene encoding type II CRISPR RNA-guided endonuclease Cas9 (Cas9, originally named Csn1, is the large, multifunctional signature protein of type II CRISPR/Cas systems. It is well known even to general audiences because its RNA-guided endonuclease activity has made it a popular tool for custom editing of eukaryotic genomes.): MNTILGLDIGVGSVGFALIELIENDEPKIITTGVRIITQDPNFHGNFISGKTASKNEARQSSRSARRNLQRYKLRRSKLKDVLLKLNMYPNNELLKNTSKLELFTLRKKGLSQKLTLQEIGRIFLMLNAKRGFLSNRKSEAPEESKSEYLIKINQLKKEVQDKTIGEYFYNKILDNPDYQIKQNIFPRAEYINEFDTIWNKQKEFYPDILTGGLHKKNANTLYRKIKEEIIYFQRPLKSAKHLVGNCTFEAPRKTTPKSSPYFQLFRIYQQLNNIELTNLDNSKRNLTSEERIIIFNALHNPDELDKTGNLTSSNLFKLLKLNKNLFTINYPKIEGNKTLIILYKALVKAGVKKPEQYLQFDPFIEEEKNGLYQLWHITYSLQTDEEICNSLIKHFKFSADESKIIAESIKFTSDYGSLSSKAIKKLLPFLNEGLHYDKACLQVGYNHTPEVNKEVIDLLDFMPNIKPNELRNPVVEQILNQTANVVNAIIKKYGHPAEIRVELARELKNNAKKRAYIDKSNRELESENSKIKSILINDHNFKRVNSRDLKRYRLWVETDKKCLYSGNNIPFVDVYNGKAEIEHILPKSRAFSNAMSNLILAYMDENRVKNQMTAFDYMSTKNDTEIVRFKNETKRLFYDNKISKTKLDNLLCEGENIPDDFVARQLKDTQYISVEVVNRLKQICGSVKTTTGSVTDFLKDRWKLNDLLNEINFEDYKRVSLTEIIEVKDKVQVTHNKEVIKDFTKRSDQRHHAVDALIVALTTDSHIFRLNNLNKDYATYKDLKESSYNITEPIRNLRYRAKEFLESILVSYKKPSSKVMSRKVNRFKTKNGTKEQITWSPRGSLHEETILGQIKQYKVVKIKEAFNEPDKIVSDLLKKSVNSILDDNNSNPSLAIKSLKKKPIIINGIEIETAVMWNYLYTKKIGLNDSITPPQVEKIIDKKIQRLVRERIKNSGGNIKAAFKDYANNLIYIDKAKKLPVKRVRVEDNGSLIQLKRSEGFGYAYTKGNHHSIIYSDNDGNFAEKVVSFFEATQNCLSNLHTTGTIYPIIDKKDLTEDLKYKYSLQKNDLVLIGLNPFELDLNDFSNRKIIAKHLFRVQKMSKGQYVFRHQFQTTIDINVDFSMKSISSLKYFQDVYKIKLNHLGDIIKIGD, translated from the coding sequence ATGAATACAATTCTTGGTTTAGATATTGGAGTAGGTTCAGTTGGGTTTGCTTTAATTGAACTAATCGAAAACGATGAACCGAAAATTATTACAACTGGTGTAAGAATTATAACTCAAGACCCTAACTTTCATGGCAATTTCATTTCTGGGAAAACTGCAAGTAAAAATGAAGCCAGGCAAAGTAGCAGGTCTGCAAGGCGAAATTTACAGCGTTACAAATTAAGAAGATCTAAATTGAAAGATGTTCTTTTAAAACTAAATATGTACCCTAATAATGAGTTATTAAAAAATACTTCAAAATTAGAGCTTTTTACTTTAAGAAAAAAAGGATTAAGTCAAAAATTAACTTTACAAGAAATTGGAAGAATATTTTTAATGTTAAATGCTAAAAGAGGATTCTTAAGTAATCGTAAATCTGAAGCACCAGAAGAGAGTAAAAGTGAATATTTAATTAAAATTAATCAACTTAAAAAGGAAGTTCAAGATAAAACGATTGGAGAATATTTCTATAATAAAATATTAGATAATCCTGATTATCAAATCAAACAAAATATTTTTCCTAGAGCAGAATATATTAATGAGTTTGATACTATTTGGAACAAACAAAAAGAATTTTACCCAGATATTTTAACTGGTGGTTTGCATAAAAAAAATGCAAATACTTTATATAGAAAAATAAAAGAAGAAATTATTTATTTTCAAAGACCATTAAAAAGTGCTAAACATTTAGTTGGGAATTGTACTTTTGAAGCTCCAAGAAAAACAACGCCTAAGTCTTCACCTTATTTTCAATTATTTAGAATTTATCAACAGTTAAATAATATTGAACTTACTAATCTAGATAATTCTAAAAGGAATTTAACTTCTGAAGAAAGAATTATAATTTTTAATGCTTTACATAATCCTGATGAATTGGATAAAACTGGGAACTTAACTTCATCAAATTTATTCAAACTTTTAAAATTAAATAAAAATTTATTTACTATTAATTACCCTAAAATTGAAGGGAATAAAACTCTTATAATTTTATATAAAGCATTGGTAAAAGCTGGTGTAAAAAAACCAGAACAATATTTACAATTCGATCCATTTATTGAAGAAGAAAAAAATGGTTTGTATCAGCTGTGGCACATTACTTATAGCCTACAAACAGATGAAGAAATTTGCAATTCTTTAATTAAACATTTTAAATTTAGTGCTGATGAAAGTAAGATAATTGCTGAGAGTATTAAATTTACTTCAGATTATGGAAGCCTAAGTAGTAAAGCAATTAAAAAACTTTTGCCATTTTTAAATGAAGGTTTGCACTATGATAAAGCATGCTTGCAAGTTGGTTATAACCATACTCCTGAAGTAAACAAAGAGGTTATTGATTTGTTAGATTTTATGCCAAATATAAAGCCTAATGAATTAAGAAACCCTGTGGTTGAACAAATTTTGAATCAAACTGCAAATGTTGTAAATGCAATTATTAAAAAATATGGTCATCCTGCCGAGATTAGAGTAGAGCTTGCTCGTGAGCTGAAAAATAATGCTAAAAAAAGAGCATATATAGATAAATCTAACAGAGAATTAGAGTCAGAAAACAGTAAAATAAAATCTATATTAATTAATGACCATAACTTTAAAAGAGTGAATAGCAGAGATTTAAAACGTTACAGACTTTGGGTTGAAACTGATAAAAAATGCTTGTACTCTGGGAACAATATTCCATTTGTAGATGTGTATAATGGTAAAGCTGAAATTGAACATATTCTACCTAAGTCAAGAGCTTTTAGCAATGCTATGAGCAACTTGATTTTAGCTTACATGGACGAAAACAGAGTCAAAAATCAAATGACTGCTTTTGATTATATGTCAACTAAAAATGATACTGAAATAGTTAGATTTAAAAACGAAACTAAAAGACTTTTTTATGATAATAAAATTAGCAAAACAAAATTAGATAATCTTTTATGTGAAGGAGAAAATATTCCAGATGATTTTGTTGCAAGGCAACTTAAAGACACACAATACATTTCTGTTGAAGTTGTTAATAGATTAAAACAAATTTGCGGTTCTGTAAAAACTACTACTGGTTCTGTTACTGATTTTCTAAAAGATAGATGGAAACTTAATGATTTGCTAAATGAAATTAATTTTGAAGATTATAAAAGAGTAAGTTTAACTGAAATTATTGAAGTTAAAGATAAAGTTCAAGTTACTCACAATAAAGAAGTTATTAAAGACTTTACAAAAAGAAGTGACCAAAGGCATCATGCTGTTGATGCTTTAATTGTTGCTTTAACTACTGATTCTCATATCTTTAGGCTCAATAATTTAAACAAAGATTATGCAACATATAAAGATTTAAAAGAATCAAGTTATAATATTACTGAACCAATTAGAAATTTAAGATACAGAGCTAAAGAATTTTTAGAATCTATTTTAGTCTCTTATAAAAAGCCTTCAAGCAAGGTAATGAGCCGTAAAGTGAATAGATTCAAAACTAAAAATGGGACTAAAGAACAAATTACTTGGTCTCCTCGTGGAAGTCTGCATGAAGAAACTATTTTAGGACAGATTAAACAATATAAAGTTGTTAAAATTAAAGAGGCTTTTAATGAGCCTGATAAAATTGTTTCTGATTTACTCAAAAAATCTGTTAACTCAATTCTTGATGATAACAATTCAAACCCATCTTTAGCAATTAAATCTTTAAAGAAAAAACCCATTATAATTAATGGAATTGAAATTGAAACCGCTGTTATGTGGAATTACTTATACACAAAAAAGATAGGCTTGAACGATTCTATTACTCCACCCCAAGTTGAAAAAATAATTGATAAAAAAATTCAAAGGTTAGTAAGAGAAAGGATAAAAAATTCTGGTGGAAATATTAAAGCTGCGTTTAAGGATTATGCAAACAATTTGATTTATATTGACAAAGCAAAAAAATTGCCAGTTAAAAGAGTTAGGGTTGAAGATAATGGAAGTTTGATTCAATTAAAAAGAAGTGAAGGGTTTGGTTACGCTTACACTAAGGGGAACCACCATTCAATAATATACTCTGATAATGATGGGAACTTTGCTGAGAAAGTTGTTTCTTTTTTTGAGGCAACTCAAAATTGTTTGTCTAACTTGCACACAACTGGAACAATTTACCCAATTATAGATAAAAAGGATTTGACTGAAGATTTAAAATATAAATATTCGTTGCAAAAGAATGACTTGGTTTTAATTGGCTTAAACCCATTTGAATTAGACCTAAATGACTTTAGCAACAGAAAAATTATTGCTAAACATTTGTTTAGAGTACAAAAAATGAGTAAGGGACAATATGTTTTTAGGCATCAATTTCAAACAACTATTGATATTAATGTTGATTTTTCAATGAAAAGTATAAGTAGTTTAAAATATTTTCAAGATGTTTATAAAATTAAACTAAATCATTTGGGTGATATAATTAAAATTGGGGATTAA
- a CDS encoding VOC family protein: MNQNNSTTIKPFLVVSNAEKAIEFYTINFGAVVCIKHKIGTNKLICQIAIEGAEFWVGDNDNDTDVSPKVASLSSIVRLVLNTKNADSLFNNAIKNGATLLCPMTTENVWRIGRLIDPFGHVWEIGYIF; the protein is encoded by the coding sequence TTGAACCAAAACAATTCAACTACTATTAAACCATTTTTAGTGGTTTCCAATGCTGAAAAAGCTATTGAATTTTATACTATTAATTTTGGTGCTGTTGTGTGCATTAAGCATAAAATTGGTACTAATAAATTGATTTGTCAAATTGCCATTGAAGGGGCTGAATTCTGGGTTGGTGACAATGATAATGATACAGATGTTTCACCTAAAGTTGCTTCATTAAGTAGCATTGTAAGGTTAGTTTTAAACACAAAAAATGCTGATTCCCTTTTCAATAATGCCATCAAGAATGGTGCTACTCTACTTTGCCCAATGACTACTGAAAATGTATGGAGAATTGGAAGATTAATAGACCCTTTCGGGCATGTTTGGGAAATAGGTTATATTTTTTAA